Part of the bacterium BMS3Abin14 genome is shown below.
ATGCCACCAGGATAGTCGGGGTCCCTTCAGTTGACGTCCCTCTCCGTCCTTACCTCTGATATTGCAAAGCGAGGATAGGGGATATTTTGTGGTTGAAACCATCAGGTGGTTATAATTCCACCATATGATAGCCAGGAATATAACAGACGGAATCCTTGAAAGCCTTTCGGACAGCCCGGTGGTCCTGCTCGTCGGGGCAAGGCAGGTCGCCAAAGTTGTTTTTAAACGACACCGGCCTTGCGGCGTACCTGATGGGATTGAACAGGGCCGGCTTGAGCTCGAAAAGTCCATCAACGTTATCCATTATAAACAGATCATGATGGTGCTGATTTTCGGATGAAAGCTTGCTTTCATCGCAAGCTGAAATATCTCAACAGTTCTGGTGCGGGGATGCTCCTTCCTCTGCGAAACCCTTCTTTAAAACCCCGCTTTTCCCCTCTGGACACTGGATTCTGAAAATCAAACATCCCCTATCCATTTCAGATGCTTGGCGAAGGGTGTCCCGCGGACGGTATCGTAAAGCTCCCTCCCGGCGGTAACCATGCGGCATTCCTGCCGGACGGCAAGGGCGAGGCTCAAACCCTGCCCGATTTCTCGGCAAGCTTCGCGCTGTCCGTGTGTTCCCGGCCTCCGAGCATCCTCCGTATCCTCGCGGAGAGGATAACTGTATCCCGGGACTCCGACCGGGCGGCATTCTCGATGATGTTCTTTATCTCGGACTGCATGGACCGGCCGTTTCGCCGCGCCCGCGCCTTGAGGTGTTTGATGGTTTCATCATCGAGATCCCGCACAAGAATGTTGGGCATGGCAACCTCCCTCTCTAATCAGTTTCTGCTTTCGGGGACCTGGAAGCAGAAACTGAGGTTTGGGGTTTGGGGTTTAACTTCAAACTCTCAAACTCTCAAACTTCAAACTTGCCCCTATCCTTTCACCCTCTCCCCACCCGTGTAGACCGTCATCCTCTCGCCCCGGACATACCCCACCAGGGTCATTTTCACCCTTTTGGCCAGGTCGAGCGCCAGCGACGTGGGAGCGGACCTGGAAACGAGAAGGGGGATGCCCATCTTGGCCACCTTGATGATGATCTCGGAGGACATGCGGCCGGTGGTAATAAGCACCTTGTCCTCGAGGGAAATCTCCTCAAGAAAGGCGGCCCCCCTTATCTTGTCCACCGCGTTATGACGGCCGATGTCGTCCCGAAACAGCAGGATGCCCTCTTCGTCGGCCAGGGCGCTGTTATGAACGCCGCGGGTGGCCCGATAGAGCCCGGACATCCGGTTGAGTTCGGCCATGAGATGATAGACCTGGCGCGGCGTAATCTTCAGTTCAGATGTTACCGGCCTTGCGTGCAGGGAATCGAGCACGCTGTAGAAGGTCGCCCCCTTGCCGCACCCGGAGGTTACCGTCCTCCTTTCCCACAGTTCCTCGACCATGGACAGGTCGCGGGCTACTTCCACCTCCACCGTCCCTGCCTCGGGATCATCCCGCAGGGATTTAAGGTCATCACGGCTTTGAATAAATCCCTCGGAAAGGAGAAAACCAAGGGCCAGTTCCTTGTTGGCATCTCCGGTGGTGACGAGGGTAATTAACTCCCGCCCGTTAAGGAATATCGTCATAGGCACCTCGCGAACCACAGGGAGGGCGTCATCCAGAACCTCGTCACCTTTGATGACCAGGACGTCATGAATTTCCTGCCGTGGGTCGCCGTCCATCATCCTTCTCCCAGCAATATCAGAAAGTCACCCTCATCCAGGAGCGTGACGCCAAGTTCCTTCGCCCTGGGAAGTTTGCTCCCGGGGTCCGCACCCGCGACGAGGTAGTCGGTTCTGCTGCTCACGGACGACGTCACCCGCCCCCCCAGGGATTCGATCCTCTCTTTGGCTTCTTCCCTGGTAAGATTCGCCAGTGTCCCAGTGAGCACGAAGATCT
Proteins encoded:
- a CDS encoding arc-like DNA binding domain protein, translated to MPNILVRDLDDETIKHLKARARRNGRSMQSEIKNIIENAARSESRDTVILSARIRRMLGGREHTDSAKLAEKSGRV
- a CDS encoding formate dehydrogenase accessory protein is translated as MDGDPRQEIHDVLVIKGDEVLDDALPVVREVPMTIFLNGRELITLVTTGDANKELALGFLLSEGFIQSRDDLKSLRDDPEAGTVEVEVARDLSMVEELWERRTVTSGCGKGATFYSVLDSLHARPVTSELKITPRQVYHLMAELNRMSGLYRATRGVHNSALADEEGILLFRDDIGRHNAVDKIRGAAFLEEISLEDKVLITTGRMSSEIIIKVAKMGIPLLVSRSAPTSLALDLAKRVKMTLVGYVRGERMTVYTGGERVKG